Proteins encoded within one genomic window of Prauserella marina:
- a CDS encoding nucleoside deaminase, whose protein sequence is MTGVDEAAVRAAIAVAEEAAGSADVPIGAVVFAPDGTVLARARNAREELGDPTAHAEIIALRQAARAYGDGWRLEGCTLAVTVEPCTMCAGALVLARVAKLVFGAWEPRTGAVGSLWDVVRDRRSNHRPEVRGGVLADECAELLAGFFAAHRGE, encoded by the coding sequence ATGACCGGTGTGGACGAAGCGGCCGTCCGCGCGGCCATCGCCGTGGCCGAGGAAGCGGCAGGTAGCGCCGACGTACCGATCGGTGCCGTCGTCTTCGCGCCGGACGGCACGGTGCTCGCTCGCGCGCGCAACGCGCGCGAGGAACTCGGCGATCCGACAGCGCACGCGGAGATAATCGCCCTGCGGCAGGCAGCGCGAGCCTATGGCGACGGATGGCGGCTTGAGGGTTGCACGCTCGCCGTGACCGTCGAGCCGTGCACGATGTGTGCGGGCGCGCTGGTGCTGGCGAGGGTCGCCAAGCTCGTGTTCGGTGCATGGGAACCGCGAACGGGCGCGGTGGGTTCGCTGTGGGACGTCGTCCGCGACCGGAGGTCGAACCATCGTCCCGAGGTGCGGGGTGGGGTGCTCGCCGACGAGTGCGCCGAGCTGCTTGCGGGCTTCTTCGCAGCGCACAGGGGCGAGTAG
- a CDS encoding LacI family DNA-binding transcriptional regulator: MSANKTAPVTLRTLADQLGLHVSTVSRVLHADPEASHRAASSETFARVRKLADELGYRPNPHATSLRTRRSNLVGVVVPQLSDIVLATIYEGIEESASDYGLSTFVTNTRDDPGLKQIRTEMMLDHRVDGMIFGDASLDPAFLGTVAAKGVPFVLVNRRSGDYPSVTCDDFLGGKLVGEHLLGLGHRDVGVVAGEPYASTGVDRSAGFLAAYAEAGIEIPAYRVTNSGHDARGGHIATEKLLASGPPPSALFAVNDFAAIGAFGALRDHGLRAGEDIAVAGFNDTPLAAELPVPLTTVRSPMREMGRRGLALLAGMMREEEAQSQRLLPQLVVRASTTGPR, from the coding sequence GTGAGCGCGAACAAGACGGCTCCGGTCACCCTGAGAACGCTGGCCGACCAGTTGGGTCTGCACGTTTCGACGGTTTCCCGGGTATTGCACGCCGACCCCGAGGCAAGTCACAGGGCGGCTTCCAGTGAAACTTTCGCGAGGGTACGCAAGCTCGCCGACGAACTCGGCTACCGGCCGAATCCACATGCCACGAGCCTGCGCACCCGGCGAAGCAATCTCGTCGGCGTTGTCGTTCCACAGCTTTCGGACATCGTGCTCGCCACGATCTACGAAGGTATCGAGGAGTCGGCAAGTGATTATGGACTGTCCACATTCGTCACGAACACTCGCGATGACCCTGGGCTGAAACAAATTCGTACCGAGATGATGCTCGACCACAGGGTCGACGGAATGATCTTCGGTGATGCTTCGCTCGATCCCGCCTTTCTCGGAACGGTCGCAGCCAAGGGAGTCCCTTTCGTACTCGTCAACAGGAGGTCCGGTGACTATCCTTCGGTGACGTGTGATGACTTTCTCGGCGGTAAGCTCGTCGGGGAGCACCTGCTTGGCCTCGGCCATCGGGATGTCGGTGTCGTCGCGGGCGAGCCGTACGCGAGTACCGGAGTCGATCGCAGTGCCGGGTTTCTCGCCGCGTACGCGGAGGCGGGTATCGAGATTCCGGCGTACCGGGTCACCAACTCGGGTCATGACGCGCGGGGCGGTCATATCGCGACGGAGAAGCTTCTCGCGTCCGGTCCGCCGCCTTCGGCGCTGTTCGCCGTCAACGACTTCGCGGCGATCGGCGCATTCGGTGCGTTGCGCGATCACGGTTTGCGCGCGGGGGAGGACATCGCGGTGGCCGGATTCAACGACACGCCGCTCGCCGCGGAGCTTCCCGTGCCGTTGACCACCGTGCGTTCTCCGATGCGGGAGATGGGTCGGAGGGGATTGGCCTTGCTCGCTGGCATGATGCGGGAGGAAGAAGCCCAGTCGCAGCGGCTCTTGCCGCAACTCGTGGTGAGGGCGTCGACAACAGGACCCCGCTAG
- a CDS encoding helix-turn-helix transcriptional regulator: MILTSRPELVFDEPTRQLCAAVGGGTLSPAKLAVVAPGGYGKTAVLDHIGECCAREGLPAARYGEHDGDTRLVLLDDAHLLDEPGLAEVADLAADDKLGLIVAARPWPRSAELNAVLALLRGQVVLRPLDRARTARILGAGKENLADFVLRETGGVPGWVSRLAGAIGTKAEIPHAALMSFASHLDRLSPDTLSYLLAAQYGVHQDPQLVAGLLGGDGATTRVSCIVEEASAAGLLGSDGNPPPLVHKALNGLIPFERHTWVRQRLLRLQLDRGGPVLPLVRPLLHGQREGAAPPEAFEAAAREAAPTEPQLAAGLFAAAVAAGVPMRTVAASWAEAAARAGDGDTALRIADQAVADPAAIERADAARIAGTVLTQRGQLARGTELFRWSATGLSKVYAAIGLLGSGAVEPARLLLAEPSGGEPPTLIAGAMSATAQAIVDSVSRSATSVLTTLVSAAETMEPVGRQLLLPDTPAALGALAGMHCGELGVAEALLERAKVAEAGGPTMKARHSLLHAWTAMVRGETEVAAERLAGAGEQKAGRDWLFAVALRAGLARRAGDLAALRAVWGEVCDAVIRQPVDLFTLLPFGELAIAAARLGERDRLAHHLDLARGLLRSLSDPPLWTAPFHWSGLHAAIMVEHEREAHEHAEALAASSGHSGFHAVVADAAGCWLRVLGGDVDPDRIERAARDLHAAGLCWDGARLAGQAAIRTTDRSAMVRLLDCARVLRGDPGNGAIAEPDGSPKLSERELQVAELVVSGMTYRQVGDQLFISAKTVEHHVARMRQRLGATSRGDLLAQLRVLVADRAT; the protein is encoded by the coding sequence TTGATCCTGACGAGCAGGCCAGAACTCGTGTTCGACGAGCCGACTCGCCAACTGTGCGCCGCCGTCGGCGGCGGCACGCTCAGCCCGGCGAAGCTGGCCGTGGTCGCGCCAGGGGGGTACGGCAAGACCGCGGTGCTCGACCACATCGGCGAATGCTGCGCGAGAGAAGGTCTGCCTGCCGCACGATACGGCGAGCACGACGGTGACACCCGGCTCGTGCTGCTCGACGACGCACACCTGCTCGACGAACCCGGACTCGCCGAGGTGGCCGACCTCGCCGCCGACGACAAGCTGGGCTTGATCGTCGCGGCGCGGCCGTGGCCGAGGTCGGCCGAGCTGAACGCGGTGCTCGCACTGCTGAGGGGGCAGGTCGTCCTACGACCGCTCGACCGCGCGAGGACGGCGAGGATTCTCGGTGCAGGCAAGGAAAACCTCGCCGATTTCGTACTTCGCGAGACCGGCGGCGTCCCCGGCTGGGTGTCCCGCCTCGCCGGTGCCATCGGAACGAAGGCGGAGATCCCGCACGCCGCGCTCATGTCCTTCGCGTCCCACCTCGACCGGCTTTCGCCAGACACGTTGTCGTACCTGCTCGCCGCCCAGTACGGCGTGCATCAGGACCCACAACTCGTCGCGGGGTTGCTCGGCGGCGACGGCGCGACCACGAGGGTGTCCTGCATTGTCGAAGAGGCGAGCGCGGCCGGGCTGCTCGGGAGCGACGGGAACCCGCCTCCCCTCGTGCACAAGGCGCTCAACGGCTTGATCCCGTTCGAAAGGCACACGTGGGTGCGGCAGCGGTTGCTGCGACTGCAGCTCGATCGCGGCGGGCCGGTGCTGCCACTCGTGCGGCCGTTGCTTCACGGGCAACGGGAAGGCGCGGCCCCGCCTGAGGCTTTCGAAGCCGCGGCCCGCGAAGCCGCGCCGACGGAACCCCAGCTGGCGGCAGGGCTGTTCGCCGCCGCCGTCGCGGCGGGCGTTCCCATGAGGACGGTCGCCGCGAGCTGGGCAGAGGCCGCCGCGAGAGCAGGCGATGGGGATACCGCGCTGCGCATCGCCGACCAGGCCGTCGCCGACCCGGCGGCAATCGAGCGAGCCGATGCGGCCCGCATCGCCGGGACGGTACTGACCCAGCGAGGCCAACTGGCAAGGGGAACCGAGCTTTTCCGCTGGTCGGCAACCGGTCTGTCCAAAGTGTACGCCGCGATCGGACTGCTCGGATCTGGCGCGGTCGAACCAGCGCGGCTGTTGCTCGCCGAACCCTCTGGCGGCGAACCGCCGACGCTCATCGCCGGGGCGATGTCGGCGACCGCGCAGGCCATTGTGGACTCTGTTTCGCGCTCCGCGACGTCGGTTCTGACGACGCTCGTGAGCGCGGCGGAAACGATGGAGCCCGTCGGAAGGCAGCTACTGCTTCCCGACACCCCGGCCGCGCTCGGTGCGCTCGCCGGGATGCACTGCGGCGAACTCGGCGTGGCGGAAGCACTGCTTGAACGTGCCAAGGTCGCCGAGGCAGGGGGGCCGACGATGAAGGCGAGGCACAGCCTGCTGCACGCCTGGACGGCCATGGTGCGCGGGGAGACCGAGGTCGCGGCGGAGCGACTTGCCGGAGCCGGTGAGCAGAAAGCGGGAAGGGACTGGCTGTTCGCCGTCGCGCTCAGGGCCGGTCTCGCGCGAAGGGCAGGCGACCTCGCCGCGCTTCGAGCCGTGTGGGGCGAGGTCTGCGACGCGGTGATCAGGCAGCCGGTCGACCTCTTCACCCTGCTGCCGTTCGGCGAACTCGCGATAGCGGCGGCGCGACTCGGCGAACGTGACCGGCTCGCGCACCATCTCGACCTCGCGCGCGGACTCCTGCGTTCGCTCTCGGACCCTCCACTGTGGACAGCACCGTTTCACTGGAGCGGCTTGCACGCGGCGATCATGGTCGAACACGAGCGGGAAGCGCACGAGCACGCGGAGGCATTGGCGGCTTCGTCGGGGCACAGCGGATTTCACGCTGTCGTCGCCGACGCGGCGGGATGCTGGCTCAGGGTGCTCGGAGGGGACGTCGATCCGGACCGGATCGAGCGGGCCGCCCGCGACCTGCACGCGGCTGGGCTGTGCTGGGATGGCGCGCGTTTGGCGGGGCAGGCGGCGATCAGGACGACCGACCGGTCGGCCATGGTGCGGCTGCTCGACTGCGCGAGAGTCCTGCGAGGGGATCCCGGCAATGGCGCGATCGCGGAGCCCGACGGCTCCCCGAAACTCAGCGAGCGGGAACTACAGGTGGCCGAACTGGTGGTGAGCGGCATGACCTATCGGCAAGTCGGTGACCAGTTGTTCATCTCGGCGAAGACGGTGGAGCACCACGTGGCCAGGATGCGGCAACGGCTGGGGGCGACGAGTCGCGGCGACCTGCTCGCACAGTTGCGGGTCCTTGTCGCCGACCGGGCAACCTAG
- a CDS encoding PQQ-dependent sugar dehydrogenase, with product MRVVGKRLLARAFALLGIVLVVSGLLTVATAREVSAAPSLPPGFVLTEQPSGQEPWNLTDFAYLPDGNGLLSTGKEGRVAWVSPEGAVRTIATLPVVAEQDLGLVGIGVAADYATSRQIYLARSVPSGDGYVIRLARWTVTGGYQPTGLTGERILLDLAGDSNVHGITGIVPAEDGTVWVSVGDIAGYTEVDPLALRAQNRDLPHGKILHITADGLGVPGNPYYDVARPGATASKVFASGFRSPFRFSIDERTGLPVVGDVGWNTWEEVNVVRPGANYGWPCWEGKDKTPGYSRLAGCANVGNTDPIAVFRHGSGIDGGNSVTGGIHYTGTSYPAAYRGAYFFGDYTRMKLWTLRYDEQGEVTTPPQSPPMGTGIGRPVKFAAAANGDIVYADIEAGVLRRLSFVEGNTSPVAKVLTSTDPATRTVTFDGSGSFDFDGDALTYDWDFGDGGTATGQRVSHWYAEGTERFTASLTVTDSLGAEGTTEVTVVPGNHSPVITPNVSEQRFAVGEPVTVAATANDVEDGRLDIEWTSAVVHCPEEATCHSHPGPSHSGDGFTYPFTDHPDSRMEFTATATDSEGVSASYTYVAWPREHRVTLTSNVAASLSIPNETGGSSAMVTEGAVVNIEAAPVATDGVSTFANWSNGDTDPATTIVMGGSDLTLTANYTTPVAQRYAADTALRTTLGAPQGPEVIQGGLYYQGYANGGLYWTAATGTHEVHGSIYRQYLALGGHARFGPPTTDETKTPDGVGRFNHFAGTPGTLVASVYWTPSTGAHGIWGSIRAKWAALQWERGPLGYPTTDESTTPDGVGKYNHFSKAGSVYWTPGTGAHEVYGAIRVRWKALGWERSYLRYPTSGEFAVAGGRRNNFQGGYIVWTAATDKAVDRRY from the coding sequence ATGAGAGTCGTTGGGAAACGATTGCTTGCCCGCGCGTTCGCGCTACTGGGGATCGTTCTCGTGGTCAGTGGATTGCTCACCGTAGCGACGGCGCGAGAGGTATCCGCCGCGCCGAGTCTTCCGCCCGGTTTCGTGCTGACCGAGCAGCCGAGTGGGCAGGAGCCGTGGAATCTGACTGATTTTGCGTATCTTCCTGACGGGAATGGTCTGCTGAGCACTGGTAAGGAGGGCAGGGTCGCGTGGGTCTCCCCGGAGGGGGCGGTGAGGACGATCGCGACGTTGCCGGTGGTCGCGGAGCAGGACCTTGGCCTTGTTGGTATTGGGGTGGCGGCGGATTACGCGACGTCTCGGCAGATTTATCTGGCTCGGTCGGTGCCGAGTGGTGATGGTTATGTCATCAGGCTTGCTCGGTGGACGGTCACGGGTGGGTATCAGCCGACTGGGCTTACTGGTGAGCGGATCTTGCTTGACCTGGCGGGGGATAGCAATGTTCACGGCATCACGGGAATTGTGCCGGCTGAGGATGGCACGGTGTGGGTGTCCGTGGGTGATATCGCCGGTTATACCGAGGTTGATCCGTTGGCGTTGCGGGCGCAGAATCGTGACCTTCCGCATGGGAAGATTCTGCACATCACGGCTGATGGTCTGGGGGTGCCGGGTAACCCGTATTACGACGTGGCCCGGCCTGGTGCTACGGCGAGTAAGGTGTTCGCGTCCGGCTTTCGTAGTCCGTTCCGGTTCTCCATCGACGAGCGCACCGGTCTTCCTGTTGTTGGTGATGTTGGTTGGAATACGTGGGAAGAGGTCAACGTGGTGCGGCCGGGCGCTAATTACGGTTGGCCGTGCTGGGAGGGTAAGGACAAGACGCCTGGTTACTCGAGGCTGGCGGGCTGTGCGAATGTCGGCAACACCGATCCGATCGCAGTGTTTCGGCATGGCAGCGGGATCGATGGTGGTAACAGTGTCACTGGTGGGATCCATTACACCGGCACTAGTTATCCCGCGGCGTATCGGGGCGCGTATTTCTTCGGTGATTACACGCGTATGAAGTTGTGGACGTTGCGCTACGACGAGCAGGGTGAGGTGACGACGCCACCGCAGAGTCCGCCGATGGGTACCGGCATTGGTCGTCCGGTGAAGTTCGCCGCCGCGGCGAACGGGGACATCGTGTATGCCGACATCGAGGCGGGTGTGTTGCGCAGGCTCAGTTTCGTGGAAGGTAATACGTCGCCGGTGGCCAAGGTGCTCACGTCGACTGATCCGGCGACCCGCACGGTGACCTTCGATGGTTCCGGTTCCTTCGACTTCGATGGTGACGCGTTGACCTACGATTGGGATTTCGGTGACGGTGGCACGGCGACCGGGCAGCGGGTCAGTCATTGGTATGCCGAGGGCACGGAGCGGTTCACCGCGAGTCTGACCGTGACCGACTCTCTCGGTGCGGAGGGGACGACCGAGGTCACGGTGGTTCCGGGTAATCATTCGCCGGTGATCACGCCGAACGTGTCTGAGCAGCGGTTTGCCGTTGGTGAGCCGGTGACGGTCGCGGCGACGGCGAATGATGTCGAGGACGGCAGGCTCGACATCGAGTGGACCAGCGCCGTTGTGCATTGTCCGGAGGAGGCGACTTGCCATTCGCATCCGGGTCCGAGTCATTCCGGTGACGGTTTCACTTATCCGTTTACCGATCATCCGGATTCGCGGATGGAGTTCACCGCGACGGCGACCGACTCCGAGGGTGTTTCGGCGAGTTACACCTATGTCGCGTGGCCGCGTGAGCACCGGGTCACCTTGACCAGCAACGTGGCTGCTTCGCTGTCGATACCCAACGAGACGGGCGGCAGTTCGGCCATGGTCACCGAAGGTGCCGTGGTGAACATCGAAGCGGCGCCGGTTGCCACCGACGGTGTCTCCACCTTCGCGAACTGGTCCAACGGCGACACCGACCCCGCGACCACGATCGTCATGGGCGGATCCGACCTGACCCTGACCGCGAACTACACCACTCCCGTCGCCCAGCGGTATGCCGCCGACACCGCACTGAGAACAACACTCGGCGCACCGCAAGGCCCCGAGGTCATCCAGGGCGGGTTGTACTACCAGGGCTATGCCAACGGCGGCCTCTATTGGACGGCCGCGACCGGAACACACGAGGTGCACGGGTCGATCTACCGTCAGTACCTCGCGCTCGGTGGTCACGCGAGGTTCGGTCCGCCGACCACCGACGAGACGAAGACGCCCGACGGTGTCGGCAGGTTCAATCACTTCGCGGGTACCCCAGGGACCCTCGTCGCCTCCGTCTACTGGACGCCCAGCACCGGCGCGCACGGGATCTGGGGCTCGATCAGGGCGAAGTGGGCAGCGCTGCAATGGGAACGTGGTCCGCTCGGGTATCCGACGACGGACGAATCGACGACGCCTGACGGCGTTGGCAAGTACAATCACTTCTCCAAAGCAGGCTCGGTCTACTGGACGCCCGGTACCGGCGCGCACGAGGTGTACGGCGCCATCCGGGTCCGCTGGAAGGCGCTCGGCTGGGAGCGGTCCTACCTGCGGTATCCGACGAGCGGTGAGTTCGCCGTCGCCGGAGGAAGGCGCAACAACTTCCAGGGCGGCTACATCGTGTGGACCGCGGCCACCGACAAGGCGGTCGACAGGAGGTACTAG
- a CDS encoding Hsp70 family protein translates to MGIHLGRTRTTAAVCRSDGGPWGGPEVVPLWGGVPWIDTVLHISHGGELSAGQTAVRHAAVAPDRIVRAPHRRTGDDVPFVLGDLSYTAEALAAALIGLVADRVADIEGVHAERIVVTHPPSWSGYRRGLLHDALDNADLPGVLALPSPIAAAESHLANERVDVGSLLAVCRIGGEQVETALLRQGPRGFDLLSHTEGGEHEAGARMDDLIVGHVLRQVSRDKNDAVAMASLRAACTMAKERLSTAREVVVADDARLTRAELETLIRPVLQAGIGQLARTAANATTGDIAAAVLVGGSAAIPLFAQLARTVLDCPVFVDANPGTAMARGAALAARPRPEPREEVGNSLVASNHELPAVYGQRDEADEEPPPERPPVEITPLTPPKRKFSFSRKATAAAHRDEDR, encoded by the coding sequence ATGGGAATTCACCTCGGAAGGACACGCACGACAGCAGCCGTGTGCCGTTCCGACGGTGGCCCCTGGGGTGGCCCCGAGGTCGTTCCGCTGTGGGGCGGGGTGCCGTGGATCGACACGGTCCTGCACATTTCGCACGGTGGCGAGCTGTCGGCAGGCCAGACCGCGGTGCGGCACGCCGCGGTCGCGCCGGACCGGATCGTGCGCGCACCACACCGCAGAACCGGCGACGACGTTCCCTTCGTGCTCGGCGATCTGTCCTACACGGCCGAAGCTCTCGCCGCCGCGCTCATCGGCCTCGTCGCCGACAGGGTCGCCGACATCGAGGGAGTTCACGCCGAACGCATCGTGGTGACCCACCCGCCGAGCTGGTCCGGCTACCGCAGGGGGTTGCTGCACGACGCGCTCGACAACGCCGACCTGCCGGGAGTGCTCGCGCTGCCGAGCCCGATCGCAGCCGCCGAAAGCCACCTCGCCAACGAGCGGGTCGACGTCGGCTCGCTGCTCGCGGTGTGCCGGATCGGAGGGGAACAGGTCGAGACCGCCCTGCTGCGACAGGGACCACGAGGATTCGACCTGCTCAGCCACACCGAGGGCGGCGAACACGAGGCGGGGGCCCGCATGGACGACCTCATCGTCGGGCACGTACTGCGCCAGGTCTCCCGCGACAAGAACGACGCCGTCGCCATGGCATCCCTTCGCGCGGCCTGCACCATGGCGAAGGAACGCCTTTCGACGGCGCGGGAGGTCGTCGTCGCCGACGACGCGCGGTTGACCAGAGCCGAACTGGAAACCTTGATCCGTCCCGTCCTCCAGGCGGGCATCGGTCAGCTCGCCCGCACGGCCGCGAACGCGACGACCGGCGACATCGCCGCTGCCGTGCTCGTCGGCGGAAGCGCGGCCATCCCCCTGTTCGCGCAACTCGCGAGGACCGTGCTCGACTGCCCCGTTTTCGTCGACGCCAACCCCGGCACCGCGATGGCGCGAGGAGCCGCGCTCGCCGCGAGACCGAGGCCAGAGCCCCGCGAGGAGGTCGGCAACTCGCTCGTGGCGAGCAACCACGAACTTCCCGCCGTCTATGGACAGCGGGACGAGGCCGACGAGGAACCGCCTCCCGAACGGCCGCCGGTGGAGATCACTCCACTCACGCCCCCGAAACGCAAGTTCTCCTTTTCCCGCAAGGCCACCGCGGCCGCACACAGAGACGAGGACCGTTGA
- a CDS encoding M20 metallopeptidase family protein, translating into MTGPTELPSLPDARFAGLLAEAKALQPSTVALRRELHRHPELGLTLPETQAAILKALDGLPLEITLGKSTTSVTAVLRGKTPGPAILLRGDMDALPMPEDTGAEYASAVDGVMHACGHDTHVAMLASAAKLLSGHVDELAGSVVFMFQPGEEGFHGARHMIHEGVLDAAGERVEQVFGLHIFANLRSGLIATRRGPIMASADAFSVTVTGKGGHGSMPHNAIDPVPAAAAMVGALQTMVTRRVDVADPAVVSVTKILAGTTTNVIPETAEIAGTIRTLSEKTRALVRQELPAVCESIGAAYGCRVLVDIEPGYPPTVNDDDMADHVLRLAGEVLGAENAEEMAAPIMGAEDFSYVLQRVPGAFAFLGACPPGTDPAEAAANHSNRVHYDEEAFANGVALYAAFALDGLRPGWSE; encoded by the coding sequence ATGACTGGACCGACCGAGCTGCCATCCCTTCCCGACGCCCGTTTCGCGGGTCTGCTCGCAGAGGCGAAAGCCCTCCAGCCTTCGACGGTCGCGCTGCGCCGCGAACTGCACCGGCACCCCGAGCTCGGACTGACGCTGCCCGAAACACAGGCCGCGATCCTGAAAGCACTCGACGGTCTGCCACTGGAGATCACTCTGGGTAAGTCGACGACCTCGGTGACGGCGGTGCTCAGGGGAAAGACACCGGGCCCAGCAATACTGCTGCGCGGTGACATGGACGCGCTTCCGATGCCGGAAGACACCGGCGCGGAGTACGCATCGGCTGTCGACGGCGTCATGCACGCGTGCGGACACGACACTCACGTCGCGATGCTCGCGTCCGCGGCGAAGCTGCTCAGCGGTCACGTCGACGAGCTGGCCGGCTCGGTCGTCTTCATGTTCCAGCCTGGCGAGGAAGGGTTCCACGGTGCCAGGCACATGATCCACGAGGGCGTCCTCGACGCGGCGGGAGAGCGCGTGGAGCAGGTGTTCGGGCTGCACATCTTCGCGAACCTGCGGAGTGGGCTGATTGCGACGAGGAGAGGGCCGATCATGGCCTCTGCCGACGCGTTCTCCGTGACGGTCACCGGCAAGGGAGGGCACGGTTCGATGCCGCACAACGCGATCGACCCCGTTCCCGCTGCCGCGGCGATGGTCGGCGCACTACAGACGATGGTCACGCGCAGGGTCGATGTCGCCGACCCCGCCGTCGTCTCGGTGACCAAGATCCTCGCGGGCACGACGACGAACGTCATCCCTGAGACGGCCGAGATCGCGGGCACCATCCGCACCCTTTCGGAGAAGACGAGGGCACTGGTGAGGCAGGAGCTGCCTGCCGTGTGCGAATCCATCGGCGCCGCGTACGGCTGCCGGGTTCTCGTCGACATCGAACCGGGTTATCCGCCGACGGTCAACGACGACGACATGGCCGACCACGTACTGCGGCTCGCCGGGGAGGTACTCGGGGCGGAGAACGCGGAGGAGATGGCCGCGCCGATCATGGGAGCGGAGGACTTTTCCTACGTACTGCAAAGGGTGCCAGGCGCTTTCGCGTTTCTCGGAGCCTGCCCTCCGGGCACCGATCCGGCCGAGGCGGCCGCCAACCATTCCAACCGCGTGCATTACGACGAGGAAGCATTCGCCAACGGTGTCGCGCTCTACGCGGCATTCGCATTGGACGGCTTGCGGCCAGGGTGGAGCGAATAG
- a CDS encoding prephenate dehydrogenase, with product MGAVRDVCVIGLGLIGGSVLRAASAAGRTTWGATESTVDAKAAAAEPEFATATTDIAAALKRASETDALVVLAVPLTAVDEVLRLVAEHAPDCLLTDVTSVKAPVAESVTRIVPGARFVGGHPMAGTAESGWAAGSATLFSGAAWVACVEENTDLAAWREVAMLALDAGAHVIPLAPAAHDEVVARVSHLPHLVAAVLSSVGAMGGPLAAALAAGSFSDGTRVAATRPDLVLAMTEGNRAALLPVLDEALGKLGAARGSLASTGGLSATVEAGHQGKAALAKHAAASRASIRIDLGAPEARDGLIALGERGGCVTALDGDILIGEVA from the coding sequence ATGGGCGCCGTGCGAGACGTATGCGTGATCGGGCTTGGCCTCATCGGCGGTTCCGTACTGCGAGCGGCCTCGGCCGCGGGCCGGACGACATGGGGCGCCACTGAGTCCACTGTGGACGCCAAGGCAGCCGCGGCCGAACCGGAATTCGCCACGGCGACGACGGATATCGCCGCAGCGCTGAAAAGAGCGTCCGAAACGGACGCGCTCGTCGTGCTCGCTGTTCCACTCACCGCCGTCGACGAGGTGCTGCGGCTCGTCGCGGAACACGCGCCTGACTGCCTGCTGACCGATGTCACGAGCGTCAAGGCTCCGGTGGCCGAATCGGTGACGAGGATCGTCCCTGGCGCACGGTTCGTCGGGGGACATCCGATGGCGGGCACTGCCGAGTCGGGGTGGGCGGCCGGTTCGGCGACGCTGTTCTCCGGTGCCGCCTGGGTCGCCTGCGTCGAGGAGAACACGGACCTCGCCGCGTGGCGGGAGGTCGCGATGCTGGCCCTCGACGCGGGAGCACACGTGATCCCGCTCGCGCCTGCCGCGCACGACGAAGTGGTGGCCCGCGTATCGCATCTGCCGCATCTTGTGGCGGCCGTGCTGTCCTCGGTGGGCGCGATGGGTGGTCCGCTTGCCGCCGCGTTGGCCGCCGGTTCGTTCTCCGACGGCACCAGGGTCGCCGCGACGCGGCCCGACCTCGTGCTGGCCATGACGGAGGGCAACAGGGCGGCGCTACTGCCGGTGCTCGACGAAGCTCTCGGCAAGCTCGGGGCGGCCAGAGGATCGCTCGCTTCCACCGGCGGCCTCTCCGCCACCGTCGAGGCCGGTCACCAGGGCAAAGCCGCGCTCGCCAAGCACGCCGCGGCATCGCGGGCCAGCATCCGGATCGACCTCGGCGCGCCCGAGGCCAGAGACGGGCTCATCGCTCTTGGCGAGCGCGGCGGCTGCGTCACGGCGCTCGATGGGGACATCCTGATCGGCGAGGTCGCCTGA
- a CDS encoding tRNA adenosine deaminase-associated protein: protein MAVKEPISGFGVAVVREDGKWRCSSLDGSALAELDAAITELRKLRSTGAVFGLLAVDDEFFVIVRPSPAGASLLLSDAAAALDYDIAADVLDLLRVDPPDEDDDMLWPEGDLEILADVGMPGPELEVIVNEVELYPDEQLQMIAQRCGFADEFGTLLDDI from the coding sequence ATGGCGGTGAAGGAGCCGATCTCGGGGTTCGGAGTTGCCGTCGTCCGAGAGGACGGCAAATGGCGGTGCAGCTCGCTGGACGGGTCCGCGCTGGCCGAACTCGACGCGGCGATCACAGAGCTGCGCAAGCTGCGGTCGACGGGCGCGGTGTTCGGGTTGCTCGCGGTCGACGACGAGTTCTTCGTCATCGTCCGCCCGAGCCCGGCGGGTGCGTCGTTGCTGCTTTCGGACGCGGCTGCCGCGCTCGACTACGACATCGCCGCTGACGTACTCGACTTGTTGCGGGTCGATCCGCCGGACGAGGACGACGACATGCTGTGGCCGGAGGGCGATCTGGAGATCCTCGCCGACGTCGGTATGCCCGGTCCCGAACTTGAGGTGATCGTCAACGAGGTCGAGCTTTACCCGGACGAGCAGCTTCAGATGATCGCCCAGCGCTGTGGTTTCGCCGACGAGTTCGGCACGCTGCTCGACGACATATGA
- a CDS encoding antitoxin — translation MGINFDEIKNKAQSALGKNSEKIEQGLEKASGFAKSKFGNQADKIDNATQKAKDLLHKGAGDQDDDQSQGGTGEQGRTGEQGGQQPPQQGGPGGQQPPQPPRPDNP, via the coding sequence ATGGGCATCAATTTTGATGAGATCAAAAACAAGGCACAGAGCGCGCTCGGCAAGAACAGCGAGAAGATCGAGCAGGGTCTCGAAAAGGCAAGCGGATTCGCGAAGTCGAAGTTCGGCAATCAGGCCGACAAGATCGACAACGCGACGCAGAAGGCCAAGGACCTGCTCCACAAGGGAGCGGGCGACCAGGACGACGACCAGTCGCAGGGCGGCACGGGTGAGCAGGGCCGTACCGGCGAGCAGGGCGGCCAGCAGCCGCCTCAGCAGGGTGGCCCTGGTGGTCAGCAACCACCGCAGCCGCCGCGACCCGACAATCCGTAA